The sequence CTCTTCTTTCTGTATTTGTATATGTTCCTTCTTTTTCAGCAAATGAAGCACTGGGTAATACGACATCAGCTAATTTTGCCGTTTCACTTAAGAATATATCCTGAACTACTAAAATTTCTAAGCTTTCCAAACATTTTCTTACATGATTTACATCTGGATCGCTCACCATTGGATTCTCACCCATTATATACATAGCTTTAATTTTTCCCTTTTCTGCTTCGTTCATCATCTCGACAACTGTAAGACCTGGTTCTTTATCAAGTTTTACTCCCCAAAATTTTTCAAACTTATTTTGATTTCCTTCACTTGCAACACTTTGGTATCCGGGATATACATTTGGAAGAGCACCCAGATCACACGCACCTTGAACGTTGTTTTGACCCCTTAATGGATTGACACCACCGCCTGGTATTCCCATATTTCCTAATAACATCTGTAAATTTGCACATGAAAGAACATTTAGATGACCACTAATATGCTGTGTTATTCCCATCGAATATATTAAAGATGCTGGTTTGTTATTTGCTAATATCTTTGCTGCTCTTATGATATCATCAGCTGGTACTCCTGTTATCTCTTCTACTATCTTTGGTTCATATTTAGAAACTGTTTCTTTCAGTTCCTCAAATCCTTCTGTTCTTTTCTCAACAAACTCCTTATCCCAGAGGTCTTCTTCAATGATTACATTCATGAGACCATTTAAAAGAGCAACATCGGTCCCGGGTATTTGTTTAAGATGAATCATTGCCATATTTGTGATATCTATCTCCCTTGGGTCAGCAACAACTAATTTTACACCTTCTCTAACTGCCTTTCTTATCTTTATTCCTATAACCGGGTGCTGTTCTGTAGTATTAGAACCTATAATAAGATATGCCTTCGCTTTCGTTGTAATATCTTCTATGGAGTTTGTCATGGCTCCACTTCCAAATGCTGTTGCCAGACCTGTAACAGTTGGAGCATGACAAAGACGAGCACAATGATCAATATTATTAGTTCCTAAAACAGCTCTTGTAAATTTCTGTAAGAGATAGTTCTCCTCATTTGTACATTTTGCTGATGAGAGAACAGCAAAAGCATCAGAACCCTCTATTTTTCTAATCTCTAAAAATTTGTTTGCAATATAATCTAATGCTTCACCCCAGCTTATCTTTTTAAATTTACCATTTCTCTTCATAAGTGGTGTCTTTAATCTATCTGGATGGTTTACAAAATCAAAACCAAACCTTCCCTTCACACAAAGAGCTATCCCATTAACTGGGCTCTCTGGATTTGATGTAACTTTTACTATTTTTTCATCTTTTACATTTAAATCAAATCTACAACCGACTCCACAATAAGGACAGACCGTATTAATTTTTTTAAATTCCCATTCCCTTCCCATACCGGTAGAAATTTTTGGAGTTAATGCTCCAACTGGACAAACAGCAACGCATTGTCCACAGAATTCACATGTAGAATCTTGAAGTGGTAAATCAAAGTCAGCTATTATTTTTGTATCAAAACCTCTATTAGTTACACCAAGAACTCTTCTATTTTGAATTTCCTCACAAACTCTAATACAACGTCTACATAATATACACTTATTTAAATCTCTTATAATAAATGGGTTTGTTTCATCTATCGGATAATTCGTCCTTCTTCCCTTAAATTCGCTTTCCTTTATACCAAATTCATATGCTAAATCTTGTAGTTCACAATTACCAGCAATATCGCAGGTCATACAATCTAATGGATGATTCGAAATTATCAAATCAAGTGATACTCTCCTTGCTTCTAAAACTTTAGGAGTATTTGTAAATATCACCATTTTATCCCTCACCTTAAATGAACAGGCTGGTTGTAAAACTTTTTCTCTCTCTACTTCCACTAAACAAATTCTACACACAGATTGTGGGGTGAGAGCTGGATGATAACATAAAGTTGGTATATATATTCCCTCTTTTTTAGCAACATCTAAAATTGTGCTACCTTCTTCAGCTTTTATGGAGCAACTGTCTATAGTAATATTTATTTCAGACATATATTGTTCCTCTAATCACAAATATAGTTATTATCCTTAATTATTATTTACATTCCTCTTAGTTATATTCTAAAAATTCTTTTTGTATTAACGATTTTAATCAATTTTAAAGATATTTTTTAATCTTTATATATGGGTATATATCAAATTTATATCTTTTCTGTTTTTAAAAATTTTTAAATTACATAAATAGCATCGAATTTACAGACATCTCTACAAACACCACATTTTATACAAAGTCTTTTATCTATTTTGTGTGGTTTTTTCTTCTCACCAGATATTGCATTTTGAGGACACTTCTTTAAACAACGTGTGCAACCTGTGCATTTTTTTTCATCAATATGGTAGGTTATTAAAGCTTCACATTCCCCTGCTGGACATCTCTTATCAACAATGTGTGCAATGTATTCATCTTTAAAATATCTCAAGGTTGAAAGTACAGGATTTGGAGTTAGCTGCCCAAGAGCACAAAGTGAGCCTTGATTCATAACTCTTGATAGTTTCTCCAACTTTTTTAAATCCTCTAATTTACCCTCACCATCTGTTATCCTAGTAAGAATCTCCAACATCCTTTCTCCACCTAACCTACAAGGAACACAC is a genomic window of Actinomycetota bacterium containing:
- the fdhF gene encoding formate dehydrogenase subunit alpha, whose product is MSEINITIDSCSIKAEEGSTILDVAKKEGIYIPTLCYHPALTPQSVCRICLVEVEREKVLQPACSFKVRDKMVIFTNTPKVLEARRVSLDLIISNHPLDCMTCDIAGNCELQDLAYEFGIKESEFKGRRTNYPIDETNPFIIRDLNKCILCRRCIRVCEEIQNRRVLGVTNRGFDTKIIADFDLPLQDSTCEFCGQCVAVCPVGALTPKISTGMGREWEFKKINTVCPYCGVGCRFDLNVKDEKIVKVTSNPESPVNGIALCVKGRFGFDFVNHPDRLKTPLMKRNGKFKKISWGEALDYIANKFLEIRKIEGSDAFAVLSSAKCTNEENYLLQKFTRAVLGTNNIDHCARLCHAPTVTGLATAFGSGAMTNSIEDITTKAKAYLIIGSNTTEQHPVIGIKIRKAVREGVKLVVADPREIDITNMAMIHLKQIPGTDVALLNGLMNVIIEEDLWDKEFVEKRTEGFEELKETVSKYEPKIVEEITGVPADDIIRAAKILANNKPASLIYSMGITQHISGHLNVLSCANLQMLLGNMGIPGGGVNPLRGQNNVQGACDLGALPNVYPGYQSVASEGNQNKFEKFWGVKLDKEPGLTVVEMMNEAEKGKIKAMYIMGENPMVSDPDVNHVRKCLESLEILVVQDIFLSETAKLADVVLPSASFAEKEGTYTNTERRVQLLRKAINPIGDSKTDWQIICELSTKMGYIMNYNSTKEIMDEIVKVTPIYSGVSYERLDAKGIQWPCPDKEHPGTVILHVGKFSRGLGRFTAVDHLPPEELPDKEYPFILTTGRVIYHWHTGEMTRRSKGLSTIYPENVVEINPEDAMKLNIKVGEIVRVISRRGEIEIKANITERTQPGVLFTTFHFAESNANILTISALDEVSKIPELKVCAVKIEKL